The window gaataggttgatgaaaaccgtactaattacgggaaaaccggagtagttggcaggtatgctattgtATCTTTTGATCAAATACTCCGACATTATCAAGTTGAATACAGCAGGGTAAATCTGCTTTGTTCTGCTGTTGGCCGACATGTTCGGATTCCACAGCCCAGAGCTACATAGAGACAAGCCTGAATTAACAGGTAACATACCGAATATTTATCTTTTATATTATCTAACAACTGTAGTCAGTAATTTccataaaacaaaaaactattacAAGGAAACAACCTCCTTAGTGGAGGATGTACAGTATAAGCGTGTTAATGGTGAAAACGTACTGGTCATTAGGCAGGGACCTGACGCCGTCTACGTTGACACTCAGCGTCTGGTTGCTCCCCAGAACTTTGTGCAGAGACTCCaccagctgctgctgctgcgcccGCACATCTGCTTCCTTTTTGTTGAGGACCAAGGCCACTAAACCATCCTCGTCCTTACTGACTGGCACACAACTGTATCCTACAGCCTGGGGaatcacaaaataaaaataaagctcagaaattaaattaattaccCAAACCCCCATCTTTTCTGTATGACCCACCTTGAACCTGCAGAAGGGGTTCTCCTGGTTGAAGTCTACAGGTGGGTTGTTGTTGCTGAAGTAGCCCTTCCCCGTGCCCCAATAGGCTTGCAGCTGGTTCCATTTGGCATGTATAGAGTCACGCTCGTCTCCTAACAAGGTGGGGGCTGACAGTGCTGTCACCTGCTGGTACAAGTTATTTGGCTGAGCTTGCTGCTGGGCCAGCTGGCCGAACAAACCTCCTGTGAAGCACAAAGATTACCATTTCACTCATTAAAGGACAGGTGTCATTTTTAACATACAATGTCATTATGCAGATATGACAAGATGTTATAATCTATTTGACTTTTGTGGGTTGGATTGTTTAGGAATGACTTACGACCACAGAGAAGTACAAGTGTGACTCTGATCCACATTAATAAGTAAGGATCAGaaaattcattttaaatttttgCTGTTGGTGGGGAGGTGAGCCACCAGATCCAGCAGGTGGAGCTGCTGGGAAACATTTGATGTGTGTGGCTGTTGGCACATGACTGACACCTGCAGGACTTTAGTTAGTAGTTCAGTGTTGTATTTTGGACTTATTCCCATCTATAgtgatattaaagttaaagtaccactgatagtcacacacactaggtgtggtgaaattactctctgcatttgacccatcaccttggtaGGTGATGAGCAGCGGTGgttgcgctcaggaatcattttggtgatttaacccccaattccaacccttgatgctgagtgccaagcagggaggtaatgggtgccatttttatagtctttggtatgactcggccggggtgtgAACTCACgatttaccgatctcagggcggacactctaaccacaaggccactgagcaggttattaGTTAAtcagttattattatcatcagaGTAAATTACAGGTTATTGTGTTCTATTGCAGGTCtgtcatattacagtattttGCAATATCATATTGACCACAATTTGCAAATAAAACCTTTTTGGCAAATTAAGTCAAATGTCAGCTGGCTGGCAAAAGCATCGGAGAAGGTAAGGCTCAAAGAAGTGACATTATGCAAATTGCGAGCACTCACCTTGCTGCTGCTGAGTGGGCTGGATATTGAAGCCACCAAAGCCACCCAGAGTAGTTGTTCCTAATCCAGTTCCGAATCCGGTTGTCCCGGAAGCCGTTCCAGTACCAAGGCCAGAAGTGAAACCAAAGCCTTTGTTCTGTGTGTTACCAAACAAacctaaaaacaaaaataaaatataaaccagTGTTTTCTCTTTTGGGGTTTGCTTGTGTGAGTGTATTAAATATAAGCTAAATCTTCATCCTCGACTGTTACGTGGACCAATGAGTGACCAATGGTATCGGCACACAATTACTAACGACGCACAATTTTTTGTTCACAAGCAAATATAGAATAGTCCCTGCTTCTCAAGACCGATatagattatttatttattgcagcTGTCAAGTGTTTTATCTCTGGGCTTCTCCAGTGGCATATTGCTGCTCAGGGAAACAATACAGTGTATCTGGAGTTTTTCTCTCACGTCTTGGCATCCATGAGCGATAGTTAAGTCTGCTTGGCAGTGGAACTCAAATGAAGAAGAGCGGCTGTGTGTCTCCTCTGCCCTTCCTTCtacggctgggcgatatggcaaaaaaaattattacgattaattttattatatcacAATTTATTTTGTTCTAAAAGGCGGATTGTCGTGTGCGAGATTATACCGATTACCgttgcatccctactgtttactacttcaGTATCTTGTTatagacatttccgccatgtttgatcgagtaccggtaatatatgctaacagctgacaacaGTAATTTTGATAGGATCTATGATTGCGTTTAATAGAGGTGCAATAGTACAGGTAACCCACACTAAAGTCCGTACCTCAATTTTAGTTTAGCTTCTTTTTCGGTATGTTTTGTTGGGGTAAAGAGAACAAAATTTTTtcttcttaaagttgttttactattttgcttgtcatcacaaatTTTATTTTGCAGTAAACAAAGATTCAGTGGTGTACTAAATATTAAAGActtatttcaagttaacatttatcAAACCACACTTCAAATGGTAAATTATATTTGTATGctttaattacttgtatacatcagtgcttctcaccagtggttTGGTAATTGGCAAGAGGTGACTCAGATTGTGGAgggtttttttaacttaaatacTGGAGCTTATACTTAATAAAAGTACATTAAAGTGAAGTTTGGATTagaggtagagatgtccgataatatcggcctgccgatattatcggatattaTCAGTGGAAAATCATCAATAGCCGGGTAGAGATGTGTGAGGACCATTCAGTAGAAAAGGGGTATTTTAAAGTGTCAGTAGCCTAATGCATTACCTGTTGCGTTGGTAGAGGGAGCGAAGCTAAATGTGGATCCTGGTGCAGCAGCAGTCGTTGTTGCCCCAAAGCCACCAAAAGCGCCTGTGTAGCAAACAAATTGATGTCAAATCAGTAATGATAAAAACTAGACAGACACCCAAGACATATAACGACATGTTTGATGTCTAATACGAACCAAAAAAACTATGAATTTGAATCATTCATAGTTGAAATCAAAATGAAAGTGCAACATTGGTCTTGTGTCTTACTAAGGACGTGAGTCAAAATAAATGAGTATTATTGACATGTTGTCTCCTCATGCAAACAATATAGCATGAAGTCCAATGAGACAAATAACATGAGATGAGGAAGCACTACAAAAAATGGATGACAACTGTACCGATTTAAATCAAATGACAAGGGGATCTACCTGTGCTAGCCAGGCTATTCCCAAAATTGAAAACAGTGCCAGTGGTGGACGCTGCACCAAAGCAGCTTGCGTTAAAGCCAACCGCTGCCGGGTTGGCATTTAAACCGAACCCCCCAAAACTAAACCCACCAGCTGTGGTGCTTCCAGCTCCCAGCCCCCCAAATCCTGCAGCCGAGCAGAGGCGGGCAGCGAGAGGGAGAGAGTGAGACAGTTAAATGACAAGAGCTAAGATAAAAATAGTATGAAGAATGATAAAATAAGAAACACGTTAAAATTAAAAAGTGTAACATACCAGTGTTGGTGGAGCCAAAGGTAAATCCTGCAGCTGGTGCGGCCGCAGTGGTGGTGGCAGTCCCAAAACTAGGAGCTGTGATAGCTACAGTAAGCAGATGAGCAGTCTGATTATGAGAAACTTTGGTGAGGCAAAATTCATATGAAGGAGAATAAGGGTCTCGCGAAAAGATTGagattaagattagtttatttcaaaaatgacaatgcaatttcattaaaaacacatgactacacatggttaaaaaagccagaattagccagaaggctagttttcatctgtaatcccctggccatgatgtaaaaaaggcagtacaattacaatttaaaagaaaaagacaagaaaaagagagaaaaagaaaaaaagcacacaatatatatatacgatataataaaaaataaaatacaacatcacaacataacatttatcgtAGCATCgaaacaggctcatcttttagtgctagcagctgtaggcgttgataaaccacattttcttttgtttttgtgaaggccttgtatATTGTGACCAGTTCAACCTCCtcaggtactgagttccacacatttgtactccttactgaccaggccgacttactgaaagtgctcctgctagggctgcagctaacgattatttttctatcgattaatctatagattattttttcgattaatcggttaatctatagattattttttttgattaatctatagattatttttccttttaccgattatttttttaatttaaaatgaagaggaaaaaataaatgtaggccagttttttcaaaaggcatggcttttatttacaaaaaaaaaagtatggccactcagtcaacattgacaacaacatgacaaaatattctgtaacaatgtaaacatttaaaacttttaacatttaacaaaattaaaagtagcttatttgctttttaatgtgcaaatataaaagtaaacatccagtgcaaatcttaatattctggaatagtataagcatttcaaaagtaaaagtattgcttattttgctttaagatgtgcaaaaataaagataaacatccaatacaaaaaagtgcaaaacggaaatattctgtaacagtgtaaacatttcaacaaaagtaaaagtattgcttatttgctaaaatgtgcaaaaataaagctaaacatccaatacaaaaaagtgtagtgtaaacatttcaacaaaagtaaaagtattgcttattttgcttaataacacaacaatgatagtatgattaaagtgaaagttaattgttggtttgtacatagtatatgtaactgttaatgttgtaaaaggtatttgcacaactaattaacgttagcgtttgtgacacgtcttgtgccgtggggttctttcaggaccgacagactgaacgccagacggctttgccaggtttacaatcttttaattttacacaaagtcttttctcttccaactcttttctctcctcgcttttcggctcctcttcctcgctcgctcgtcgtccactgtctctggctctcctcctctctcgctccacgtcagcttcactttggctccttccagtctctcttccccctctctctgctgctccccttttcttcagcgagaggagattggatgatcgtgcccaggtgcgcggatcgcgcacctgggcacgattgcggcgtcgctcccggcgcgccccacctcgccgctcgctcgccgccgccgccgcctctccacagcgttaaagaggagcgcgtctttgtaaacactgaacaggcacgccaaacgcgcctctcagagcgaaacggtgctttagtttatgaatttacaacgcagatacaaatgacacattcatgtttttgtgtaataatgacaacgtatacgcacgcggacgattgacttgttgatggtgatggcaagaacgctgtcgggggttttcttttcaaatgttcgttcatagccgttgggctgctatgataggccatttccgctcggcacagtgtgcatacaacaacgttattaggccgtttattgaaatactccgacacttttgacgacttttggcgtgctttttttcccctcgctcgcatcgtctgctttgcgctccgccatgacagtagtgtgacgtaaatatgcgacgcgccgacgcacaaaaacggcgtcgacgtatttacgtaaccgatgacgtcgactacgtcgacgcgtcgtttcagccttagctcctgcgcagaggaatataacagtcacctctgacagagcCTCGAGTGACACGCTCACAGCTGTTTCTTTGGCTGATCAACTCTGCCAGAGGACCTGGAGCCAATTAATGCAGTACTTTATAGGTCAGTTTTAAATTTGCAAATGTGTGAAGACTGTCTcagtttaaaatactgtatttttttttttttacaatggcaCAGTGATGATAGTGCCTAGGTTTTTTATCCATAACTTTAATTGCTTGTTTGTACAATATTTCCAATGTTTTTTTAAACTCTGACCAGCCTAAGATGAGCTGGTAAGGCAATAGTTGAGTGGCTgaaaataatttaatgtaaatacagttTTGCAGCTTCAGAAAAACTAATCCTACAATAATGAAAGCTCTCTATTAGGAGAATAtggataaaagtaaaaaaaaaaaatagttaaagtcccaatgattgtctctctcacacacacacacacacacacacacacacacacacacacacacacacacacacacacacacacacacacacacacacacacacacacacacacacacacacacacacacacacacacacacacacacacacacacacacacacacacacacacacacacactaggtgtggtgagattatcctctgcatttgacccatcatcctcacctcctgggaggtggagggagcagtgagcagcagcggtgcccatGCCCGGGATAcatttgtggtgatttaaccaccaattccaacccttgatgctgagtgccaagcagggaggtaatgggtcccagttttatagtctttggtatgactcgcacGGGgtttgacctaccgatctcaaggcggacactaaCGACTAGGAAGATTGTTAAAATGATAAGGGGGTCAgttctgtctcctgtaatgtttgtctgctcttgaatggaattgtgctgaaaatcttaatttcccctcagggattaataaagtatttctgattctgattttaaaAATGACAGGGTTGAATAAAATAATATAGAGTAGGGTTCCACCTCGGTCCACACTCCATTTCAGTAGGTGGCTAAAATGCACACCagaaggttgcttgccaaccgccattaaacaaaaaaaagggttTCTAACTGCGCATGTGcgagtagcatacttgccaaccccctgattttcccgggagactcacgaatttcagtgccgctcccgaaaatctcccggggaaaccattctctcgaatttctcctgatttccacccggacaacaatattgggggcgtgccttaaaggcactgcctttagcgtcctctctcacctgaaaaggagaatattatatatgtctcccttatccataggtttatctataacccataaagtaggcaggcacggagctatttctcagcgtgtgtttattccactgacacacaacatccggattcccatcatgcattgcttcaaaactacggcaagtagtaatgtccaaaaacataacagagacgaagcagaagaacaaagaagagacatggcgacgacgaataagaagaagaagtatgCTTGCAAGTTTCAAAATTACcgtattggaaaaaataatttcagttcatccaggacagctcgaaggggaaggggtatgctgcctgcacattttgtagatcatacttctccattgaacacggtggacgaacggatatactcattcatgaacggattatttacatatatatatatatatatatatatatatatataaataatactcgaaaatatatacacccaccccccccccccacacacacatctcccgaattcgcaggtctcaaggttggcatgtatggCGAGTAGATGATGGGGGCACTTACTGCCGAATCCAGACGAAGCAGTGGTGGTGGTCGCAGGGGTGCCGAAACCAAAAGCTGTCGATGCTGTGGTCTTTGCGCCAAACGAACCAAACGAAAATCCGGAGGTGTCTGCACACATGAAAATATAGTGTGGTTAATGTAAGGTGTCATAGCAGAATTTTGCCTGTACACTCCTTTATCTGTTTGAGGCATGCCTTTACACTCCTTTAACTGTTTAAGGCATTAGCCATAACAGCTATCTTAGTCAACATGTGCCGTTAGCTGGCCACTAAACGCTGTTTCAGTAaaaacttccatccattttctaccgcttgtccctttcggggtcgcagggggtgctggaacctatctcagctgcattcgggcggaaggcggggtacaccctggacaagtcgccgcctcattgcagggccaacacagatagacagacaacattcacacactagggccaatttagtgttgccaatcaaccgatcccaaggtgcgtgtctttggagggaacccacgcagtcacggggagaacatgcaaactccacacagaaagatcccgagcccggga of the Nerophis lumbriciformis linkage group LG32, RoL_Nlum_v2.1, whole genome shotgun sequence genome contains:
- the nup54 gene encoding nucleoporin p54 isoform X1 gives rise to the protein MTIKAPATESRRRRSTTAAVNMAFNFGGGAAANTAANTSGFSFGSFGAKTTASTAFGFGTPATTTTASSGFGTITAPSFGTATTTAAAPAAGFTFGSTNTGFGGLGAGSTTAGGFSFGGFGLNANPAAVGFNASCFGAASTTGTVFNFGNSLASTGAFGGFGATTTAAAPGSTFSFAPSTNATGLFGNTQNKGFGFTSGLGTGTASGTTGFGTGLGTTTLGGFGGFNIQPTQQQQGGLFGQLAQQQAQPNNLYQQVTALSAPTLLGDERDSIHAKWNQLQAYWGTGKGYFSNNNPPVDFNQENPFCRFKAVGYSCVPVSKDEDGLVALVLNKKEADVRAQQQQLVESLHKVLGSNQTLSVNVDGVRSLPNDQTEVIIYVVERSPNGTSKRIPASTLFTYLEQVNIKVQLTQLGVIMSVTRTELSPAQLKQLLQSAPAGVDPIIWEQAKVDNPEPEKLIPVPMVGFKELHRRLQIQDQMTKQHQTRVDIVANDIIELQKNQATTVAKIAQYKRKLMDLSHRVLQVLIKQEIQRKSGYAIQVDEEHLRVQLDTIQSELNAPTQFKGRLNELMSQIRMQNHFGAVRSEERYSVDADLLREIKQHLKQQQDGLSHLISVIKDDLEDIKLIEHGLSDSGHMRGGILS